A genomic stretch from Megachile rotundata isolate GNS110a chromosome 1, iyMegRotu1, whole genome shotgun sequence includes:
- the LOC105661771 gene encoding uncharacterized protein LOC105661771: protein MRSFTGVRSLFATLMVLCVLDLIWMPTTHARPPPSLLSRQRRVSDQRLAELETLMGLENVRGKVVTVPIAFGVLDPDKIGRRRRSATNNRLETLQRILRMVANNPELLDDEKILSLPLKMKEGRREDSDEYRYI from the exons ATGAGGAGCTTCACGGGAGTGAGAAGTTTGTTTGCCACGTTGATGGTGTTGTGTGTCCTGGACCTGATCTGGATGCCGACGACTCACGCGAGACCGCCACCCTCTTTGCTTAG CAGACAAAGACGAGTATCGGATCAAAGGCTCGCCGAACTAGAGACGCTTATGGGATTAGAAAACGTGAGAGGAAAAGTAGTGACGGTTCCCATTGCATTCGGTGTACTGGATCCAGATAAGAT AGGTCGCAGACGAAGATCCGCCACGAATAATCGTCTCGAAACCTTGCAGCGCATCCTACGAATGGTTGCGAACAATCCTGAGCTACTCGACGACGAGAAGATTCTTTCCTTGCCATTG AAGATGAAAGAGGGCCGGCGGGAAGACAGCGACGAATATCGGTACATATAA
- the LOC100878698 gene encoding putative fatty acyl-CoA reductase CG5065, whose protein sequence is MGPESAQASPKQENNERFINGNSIDEFFADSVVMITGATGFVGKALVEKLLRACPRLAMIFILIRPKRDQTIEQRFKNYLQEPVFDKIRPTNLLNKVRPIKGDVAQHDLGISPEDRKLLIEKVNILFHSAATVRFDEPLKVAVNLNTKGTDRIIQLCKSMKNLVSLIHVSTAYCNPDRKEIKEVIYPTRVKPWTMIDMCESLDSSILDVLENKILEHHPNTYTFTKGLGEQIILDNAKDLPMAIVRPSIIGSADKEPTPGWVDGVFGITAMVLKVGTGNVTSLLCNPKLRVDLIPVDIVVDTLICAAWHSSMQQSNMTKVYNCTTGSNHLSWGTLNDGIVKYSIETPSNYIMWYPCSICRTNRFIHNVSTISLRVLPALVTDIFVRLTGGTPKLMKRMESVKRIARSTEFFRVNEWTFHNDNVIDMAKKLKSLKDGNNFTVTTEGLNWESYIRNYVLGVRKYVLKDTPDSLKEARSRLHVFHWLHRLTKVFSVLAVLMIIMRISH, encoded by the exons ATGGGCCCGGAAAGTGCACAAGCCAGCCCGAAACAAGAAAATAATGAAAGGTTCATCAACGGCAATTCCATCGATGAATTTTTTGCGGACTCGGTTGTGATGATAACTGGGGCGACCGGTTTCGTGGGGAAAGCTCTTGTGGAGAAATTGCTTCGAGCCTGTCCACGTTTGGCCATGATTTTCATCCTAATTCGTCCGAAACGTGACCAAACGATCGAACAGCGATTTAAAAACTACCTGCAGGAACCG GTATTCGATAAAATTCGTCCGACAAATCTTTTGAACAAAGTGCGTCCTATCAAGGGCGACGTTGCCCAACATGATCTGGGTATATCACCAGAAGACAGAAAGCTGCTAATAGAAAAGGTGAATATACTGTTTCATAGTGCTGCCACGGTGAGATTCGATGAGCCATTGAAAGTGGCCGTGAATTTGAATACAAAAGGCACCGATCGTATCATACAACTCTGCAAATCGATGAAAAATTTGGTTAGTCTCATCCACGTTAGCACAGCGTACTGTAATCCGGATCGAAAAGAAATCAAGGAAGTCATCTATCC CACACGGGTGAAACCTTGGACGATGATCGATATGTGCGAAAGCCTGGACAGTAGTATACTCGATGTTCTTGAGAACAAAATTTTAGAGCATCACCCGAACACGTACACCTTCACGAAAGGTTTGGGGGAACAAATAATACTGGATAATGCAAAGGATTTGCCAATGGCAATCGTGCGACCGAGCATTATTGGATCCGCGGATAAGGAACCAACTCCTGGTTGGGTGGACGGTGTATTCGGAATAACAG CTATGGTCTTGAAAGTCGGCACCGGTAACGTAACATCGCTTCTGTGTAATCCGAAGTTGAGGGTGGATCTTATACCTGTTGATATCGTTGTGGATACTTTAATATGCGCCGCGTGGCACAGTTCAATGCAACAAAGTAATATGACTAAAGTTTACAACTGCACGACTGGATCGAATCATCTCAG TTGGGGTACCTTGAACGATGGCATTGTAAAATACTCCATCGAAACACCATCGAATTATATAATGTGGTATCCATGCAGTATATGCAGAACGAACAGATTTATTCACAATGTTTCGACGATCTCTCTGCGAGTGTTACCTGCCCTCGTGACCGATATATTTGTGAGGCTCACAGGTGGTACGCCAAA ACTGATGAAAAGAATGGAGAGCGTTAAACGCATTGCCAGATCAACAGAATTCTTCCGAGTAAACGAATGGACGTTCCATAACGATAACGTGATCGATATGGCGAAGAAACTGAAGTCATTGAAAGATGGCAATAATTTCACTGTGACCACGGAAGGTCTGAATTGGGAGTCTTATATACGAAACTACGTCTTAGGAGTCAGAAAATACGTTCTGAAGGATACTCCCGATTCACTAAAAGAGGCTCGCAGTAGGCTGCATGT ATTCCATTGGTTACATCGACTCACCAAAGTATTCAGCGTACTCGCTGTGCTAATGATAATAATGCGCATTAGTCACTGA